The following proteins are encoded in a genomic region of Maribacter hydrothermalis:
- a CDS encoding ThuA domain-containing protein yields the protein MKIKRKLKIVLLSIFGLVLLLFMAMGVFVYKARYGINFYDSKPPELPTDLSGKAVLLFSKTNGFRHGEAIDGAIPAFEKMAKENDWAFFSTDNGAVFNPEQLQKFNVVIWNNCSGKVLDEEQRQNFKNYLENGGGYIGIHASGDNSHQWDWYEQNVIGTLFSHHSLDPQFQKGTLNMEEGNSVLTNNLPIKWDREEEWYVFLDSPRKKGFSILYTLDETNVNMSGNIKYMVSDKDFGMGNDHPIVWYNNLGEGRVFYSALGHQGSAFKEPEHLKMLENAVRWTGKFDE from the coding sequence ATGAAAATTAAGCGTAAGTTAAAAATTGTACTCCTATCTATTTTCGGATTGGTTTTATTATTATTTATGGCAATGGGCGTTTTCGTGTACAAAGCACGATACGGAATCAATTTTTACGATAGTAAACCACCGGAACTACCTACAGATCTATCTGGAAAAGCAGTATTGTTATTTTCCAAAACTAACGGATTTAGGCATGGAGAAGCGATAGATGGCGCTATTCCTGCCTTCGAAAAAATGGCAAAGGAAAATGATTGGGCTTTCTTTTCTACTGATAATGGGGCTGTTTTTAACCCGGAACAGCTTCAAAAATTCAATGTGGTTATTTGGAATAATTGTAGTGGAAAAGTATTGGACGAAGAGCAACGCCAAAATTTTAAAAACTATTTGGAAAATGGTGGGGGGTATATTGGTATACATGCATCTGGCGATAATTCGCATCAATGGGATTGGTACGAACAAAATGTAATAGGTACGCTTTTTTCCCATCACTCTTTGGATCCTCAATTTCAAAAAGGAACCTTGAATATGGAAGAAGGAAATTCAGTATTGACCAATAACCTACCAATAAAATGGGACCGGGAAGAAGAATGGTATGTGTTTCTTGATAGCCCGCGTAAAAAAGGTTTTTCCATACTTTATACTTTAGATGAGACCAATGTCAACATGAGCGGAAATATTAAATATATGGTTTCCGATAAAGATTTTGGAATGGGAAATGATCATCCAATAGTATGGTATAATAATTTAGGAGAAGGCAGAGTATTCTACTCGGCTTTAGGACACCAAGGAAGCGCTTTTAAAGAACCTGAACATTTGAAAATGCTTGAAAATGCTGTACGTTGGACAGGGAAATTCGATGAGTAA
- a CDS encoding LytR/AlgR family response regulator transcription factor yields MHTAIIVEDMIDALTLLKRDIETQHPDIEIIATAQSVVEAAKVLRKNQPDILFLDIMLGDGTGFDILEIFPDLKSKIIFVTASDEFAIRAFKFAAIDYVLKPYSNDHLSLAIARAKEQLQPNKERLQILKETIEAPEKKPNKISLHTLDQIIIVSLDDIIRCESDSNNTIFHLQDKRKIFVTKTLKYFADLLSSHDFVRVHQSHLVNLQCISAYIKTDGGYLMLKNGENVPVSVRKKTEIIEILDKMHR; encoded by the coding sequence ATGCATACAGCGATAATAGTAGAAGATATGATTGACGCCTTAACCCTTTTAAAGCGGGATATTGAGACGCAACACCCAGATATTGAAATCATCGCAACGGCACAGAGTGTAGTGGAAGCCGCAAAAGTGCTACGTAAAAATCAGCCCGATATTCTATTCTTGGATATCATGCTTGGTGATGGTACAGGCTTTGATATTCTGGAAATTTTCCCCGATTTAAAATCGAAAATCATATTCGTAACAGCGAGTGATGAGTTCGCGATAAGAGCCTTCAAGTTCGCAGCAATCGACTATGTTTTAAAGCCATATTCAAATGACCATTTAAGTTTAGCAATTGCTCGTGCAAAAGAGCAGTTGCAGCCTAATAAAGAGCGATTGCAGATATTAAAGGAAACCATTGAGGCTCCGGAGAAAAAGCCGAATAAGATATCGTTACATACGCTAGACCAAATTATCATTGTCAGTTTAGATGATATCATTCGGTGCGAATCTGACAGTAATAACACCATTTTTCATCTTCAAGACAAACGCAAGATATTCGTAACAAAGACCCTAAAGTACTTTGCCGATTTATTAAGTAGTCACGATTTTGTGCGAGTACACCAAAGTCATTTGGTTAACCTGCAATGCATTAGTGCCTATATCAAAACCGATGGTGGTTATTTAATGTTAAAAAACGGAGAAAATGTACCAGTTTCAGTGCGTAAGAAAACCGAGATTATAGAGATTTTGGATAAGATGCATCGGTAA
- a CDS encoding NUDIX hydrolase, translating into MSQFSEETITLIRQELKKCIPQLSINCVIFRFNGEHLQVPIVQPVQADIWNIPGGYIYQNEGINEAAKRILFEQTEINNLLLSQFGTFGSAQREFSEEIKGYSSLGFPEDIIKHVSQRFVTIGYYSIVGQKQKDLKTGPFFKEVKWVNVNETKSLALDHSHLVSEALLMLRAELQSKPLLASFMPESFTIPELQKLYEAILGRPVDRGNFRQRILKTKILIKVGTATKTGSRPPIVYKLDTKKYLDSLTQDMKLGF; encoded by the coding sequence ATGTCCCAATTTTCAGAAGAAACCATAACACTTATTCGCCAAGAGCTTAAAAAGTGCATTCCACAATTATCTATAAACTGTGTTATTTTTAGATTTAACGGCGAGCATTTACAAGTACCCATTGTACAACCTGTACAAGCAGATATTTGGAATATTCCAGGAGGTTACATTTATCAAAATGAAGGAATTAATGAAGCGGCAAAACGCATACTTTTTGAACAAACAGAAATAAACAATTTACTACTTAGTCAGTTCGGAACTTTTGGTTCGGCTCAACGAGAATTTTCTGAAGAAATAAAGGGATATTCAAGTTTAGGCTTTCCTGAAGATATTATTAAACATGTATCTCAACGTTTTGTAACCATAGGATATTATAGCATTGTTGGTCAAAAACAGAAAGATTTAAAAACCGGTCCGTTTTTTAAAGAGGTAAAATGGGTAAATGTGAATGAAACAAAATCGTTGGCCTTAGATCACTCGCATTTGGTTTCTGAAGCTTTACTAATGCTTAGAGCAGAACTACAAAGCAAGCCATTACTTGCTAGCTTTATGCCAGAATCATTCACAATTCCTGAATTGCAAAAACTCTATGAAGCTATTCTTGGAAGACCAGTGGATCGCGGAAATTTTAGACAGCGAATTTTAAAAACGAAAATATTAATTAAGGTAGGAACAGCCACAAAAACAGGTAGCAGACCTCCAATTGTTTATAAGTTAGATACTAAGAAATACCTTGATTCATTGACCCAGGATATGAAATTAGGATTCTAA
- a CDS encoding ABC transporter permease: MIKFLLKGIMGDKNRSLLPIIIVTIGVSLTVLLSGYIKGAMGDIIDQNARFDTGHVKVMTKAYAENKDQLPNDLAILGVDSLLQQLKNNYPEMNWVKRTKFGGIIDVPDANGETKGQGPASGMAFELFSKTSGEIKRMNLQTAIVKGALPTKSGEALIGQEFIEKLGLNIGDEVTYFGSTMNGSMTFKNFKVTGSIRFGTPALDKGAIIVDITDAQKMLDMENASGEILGYQPNEIYNDEKAKQLADSFNNSVGNTTDEYAPIMLPLKDQNNLASYLDYVDVYTGLFVTIFIIVMSIVLWNTGLLGGLRRYQEFGIRLALGEAKGHIYRTMIYEAVLIGVIGSILGSLVGLAFTYYMQVVGIDIGEMLENSSMLMPSVIRAKVTPSLFYIGFIPGLFAMVLGTALSGIGIYKRETATLFKELEV; encoded by the coding sequence ATGATAAAGTTTTTATTGAAAGGTATTATGGGAGACAAGAATCGTAGTCTTCTTCCCATCATCATCGTTACAATTGGTGTATCCCTTACCGTTTTACTCAGCGGATATATCAAAGGTGCAATGGGTGATATTATCGATCAAAACGCACGCTTCGATACTGGTCATGTAAAGGTAATGACCAAGGCTTATGCAGAGAATAAAGATCAATTACCTAATGATTTAGCCATACTCGGTGTTGATTCACTTTTACAGCAATTAAAAAATAACTACCCAGAAATGAACTGGGTTAAGCGTACTAAATTCGGAGGTATTATAGACGTACCGGATGCAAATGGAGAAACAAAAGGACAAGGACCAGCTTCGGGGATGGCGTTTGAACTTTTTTCAAAAACATCTGGCGAGATTAAAAGAATGAACTTACAGACCGCTATCGTTAAGGGAGCACTTCCTACAAAATCTGGCGAAGCATTAATTGGACAAGAATTTATAGAAAAGCTAGGGCTTAATATTGGTGATGAAGTTACCTATTTTGGCTCTACCATGAACGGCAGCATGACATTTAAAAATTTTAAAGTCACAGGTTCTATTCGTTTTGGTACTCCCGCATTAGACAAAGGAGCTATCATAGTAGATATTACAGATGCTCAAAAAATGCTTGATATGGAAAATGCATCAGGGGAAATATTAGGCTACCAACCAAACGAAATTTATAACGATGAAAAGGCAAAACAACTCGCAGATTCCTTTAATAATTCCGTAGGTAATACAACGGATGAATATGCTCCTATTATGCTACCCTTAAAGGACCAGAATAACTTGGCTAGCTATTTGGATTATGTGGATGTGTATACTGGACTTTTCGTTACTATTTTTATTATTGTTATGTCCATTGTATTATGGAATACTGGATTGTTAGGAGGTTTGCGTCGTTATCAAGAATTTGGCATTCGTCTTGCTTTAGGTGAAGCAAAGGGACATATTTATAGAACTATGATTTATGAAGCGGTTCTTATCGGTGTTATAGGCTCAATTCTTGGAAGTCTTGTAGGACTCGCTTTTACTTATTACATGCAAGTTGTTGGTATAGATATTGGAGAAATGTTAGAAAACAGTTCCATGTTAATGCCTTCTGTTATTAGAGCTAAAGTTACTCCTTCATTATTTTATATTGGTTTTATTCCTGGTTTATTCGCTATGGTTTTAGGGACTGCACTTTCGGGAATCGGAATATATAAAAGAGAAACTGCAACACTATTTAAAGAACTAGAGGTATAA
- a CDS encoding ThuA domain-containing protein produces MTTPKKGRTKRRILRVLAVLGILIAIIAVAAYFMLKPAEQKVLVFSKTEGYRHESIEPGIEAIKKLGETNGFTVVATENAEDFNENNLKDFMAVVFLNTTGNVLDPVQQSQMERFIQAGGGYVGIHAATDTEYGWPWYGKLAGAYFDSHPMNPNVQEGAVKVVQPNHAATDSLPSTWTVADEWYNFKAIDPTNQVLITVDESTYNGGTNGANHPIAWYKEYDGGRSFYTGMGHTDEQFLDSKFLSHLLGGIKYAIGLGQPVDYSRAYAELVPEENRFMKTMFTQNLNEPMELDFLSDDKIIYIERKGGIHIYDLEKSKDSLITTLEVFSGLEDGLLGLAVDPNYKENNWIYLYYSENKGENNQNLSRFELKNGSFDLTSEKILLNVVTQREECCHSAGSIEFGPDGYLYLSTGDNTSPRVDGYSPLDNREGRYGWDAQKSAGNTNDLRGKILRIKPEVDGTYSIPEGNLFPKGTPKTRPEIYVMGNRNPYRISVDSRTGFLYWGEVGPDGNNDSLNLGPKGYDEINQAQKAGNFGWPYLIADNQAYNKRDFKTDTTGALYDSLQPINESPNNTGLRELPPSQPAMIYYPYATSDKFPALGTGSRNAMAGPIYYSEDYADSGLNWPDFFDGKLLAYDWMRGWIFAVTMKEDGSFEKMTQILPNMKFNNTIDMIFGPDGALYILEYGTGWFSQNANATLSRIEYINGNRAPKAEIAADKTIGADPLTVNFAGRNSIDYDGDALTYKWTFGDGSEESSEINPVYTFNTSGKFKVNLEVTDSEGNVANSETEIMVGNELPELTWEITGGNGSFYWPDAPIDIKYNVDVNDAEDGKLSDGTLDASRIIVSFDYLAEGSDKVLAAKDHANMADAAYASVGKTLMGSSDCISCHKEKDKSIGPSYIDIADKYATTQQASSMLANKIINGGSGNWGEIPMAAHPDLSVTEAKQMAEYILSLSQSAAPVKSKYPPAGSYTSNQHIGSKTKGTYVLTASYTDMGGGEIEGLNAQKTFLLRYPKVEGETFDDGTAQRMNVPAGTIPDLDEPLGIAIGMKDGYFMFKDMDLTGVKAVTGNFAIAPGIVKGGDVEFRIGSQDGALLGTINVEVGLTEFGLKELKTNFSKSVTGRQDLYLVFKTKDKDEGALVGIVDWLEFSNKSL; encoded by the coding sequence ATGACCACACCAAAAAAAGGAAGAACCAAAAGAAGAATTTTACGGGTCCTTGCCGTATTAGGAATTCTAATTGCAATTATTGCAGTAGCCGCATATTTTATGCTAAAACCTGCTGAACAAAAAGTACTTGTATTTTCAAAAACTGAAGGTTATAGACATGAATCTATTGAACCAGGAATTGAAGCCATTAAAAAATTAGGAGAAACTAATGGTTTTACCGTTGTCGCTACCGAAAACGCGGAAGATTTTAATGAAAATAATTTAAAAGATTTTATGGCAGTGGTATTCTTAAATACTACAGGTAATGTTTTAGATCCCGTACAACAAAGCCAAATGGAGCGTTTTATTCAAGCTGGTGGGGGTTATGTAGGAATACATGCCGCAACGGATACAGAATATGGTTGGCCATGGTACGGAAAATTAGCAGGTGCCTATTTCGATAGTCACCCTATGAACCCTAATGTTCAAGAAGGGGCTGTGAAGGTTGTTCAGCCAAATCATGCCGCAACAGATTCGTTGCCAAGTACATGGACGGTAGCAGATGAATGGTATAATTTTAAAGCCATAGACCCTACCAACCAAGTTTTAATTACGGTAGATGAATCTACTTATAACGGTGGTACAAATGGCGCTAATCACCCAATAGCATGGTATAAAGAATATGACGGTGGTAGGTCATTTTATACAGGTATGGGTCATACCGATGAACAATTTTTAGATTCTAAATTTTTAAGTCATTTATTAGGCGGTATTAAGTATGCTATAGGTCTTGGGCAGCCGGTAGATTATAGTAGGGCATATGCCGAATTGGTTCCCGAAGAAAATCGATTTATGAAAACGATGTTTACACAGAATTTGAATGAGCCAATGGAGCTTGATTTTCTAAGTGATGATAAAATCATATATATTGAAAGAAAGGGAGGTATTCATATTTATGATCTTGAAAAAAGCAAAGATTCATTGATAACAACCTTAGAAGTTTTCTCAGGATTGGAAGATGGTCTGTTAGGTTTGGCAGTAGATCCAAATTACAAAGAGAATAACTGGATTTACCTATACTATTCTGAAAATAAGGGAGAAAACAATCAAAATTTATCCCGTTTTGAATTAAAGAATGGTTCCTTTGACCTTACATCAGAAAAAATTCTATTAAATGTAGTAACTCAACGAGAAGAATGCTGTCATTCTGCAGGTTCCATTGAGTTTGGGCCAGATGGTTATCTCTATCTATCTACAGGAGATAATACTAGCCCTAGAGTAGACGGGTATTCACCTTTAGACAATAGGGAGGGAAGATATGGCTGGGATGCCCAAAAATCGGCAGGTAACACAAATGATTTAAGAGGTAAAATATTACGTATTAAGCCGGAAGTAGATGGAACATATAGTATACCTGAAGGAAATCTTTTTCCAAAAGGAACGCCTAAAACAAGACCGGAGATTTATGTTATGGGAAACAGAAATCCGTATCGTATTTCAGTAGATTCAAGAACCGGTTTCTTGTATTGGGGTGAAGTTGGGCCTGATGGAAATAATGATTCTTTAAATTTAGGACCTAAAGGGTATGATGAAATAAATCAAGCACAGAAGGCAGGTAATTTTGGATGGCCGTACTTAATTGCCGATAATCAGGCATACAATAAGCGTGATTTTAAAACCGACACTACAGGTGCATTATATGATTCATTACAACCTATTAATGAATCGCCAAACAATACAGGCTTACGGGAGTTGCCACCATCACAACCTGCAATGATTTATTATCCCTATGCTACTTCAGATAAATTCCCCGCTTTGGGAACTGGTTCAAGAAATGCAATGGCCGGTCCAATTTATTATAGCGAAGATTATGCGGATAGTGGACTAAATTGGCCCGATTTTTTTGATGGTAAATTGTTGGCTTATGATTGGATGCGTGGTTGGATTTTTGCTGTGACAATGAAGGAAGATGGTTCATTTGAAAAAATGACACAGATCCTACCCAATATGAAGTTCAACAATACTATCGACATGATTTTTGGTCCTGATGGCGCACTTTATATATTGGAATACGGTACAGGCTGGTTCTCACAAAATGCGAACGCTACGCTCTCAAGAATAGAATATATAAATGGCAATAGAGCTCCAAAAGCAGAGATTGCAGCAGATAAAACTATAGGCGCAGATCCGTTGACCGTAAATTTTGCCGGAAGAAATTCAATTGATTATGATGGAGATGCGCTTACATACAAATGGACATTTGGTGATGGAAGTGAAGAGTCTTCAGAAATTAATCCAGTATATACATTCAACACATCTGGTAAATTCAAGGTAAACTTAGAAGTAACGGATTCTGAAGGTAATGTTGCAAATAGTGAAACCGAAATTATGGTTGGTAACGAATTGCCGGAGCTTACTTGGGAGATTACTGGTGGAAATGGCAGTTTCTATTGGCCAGATGCCCCAATAGATATTAAATATAATGTAGATGTAAACGACGCTGAGGATGGTAAATTATCTGATGGGACCTTAGATGCATCGCGCATTATTGTTTCTTTTGATTATTTAGCAGAGGGTAGTGATAAGGTACTCGCTGCTAAAGACCACGCAAATATGGCAGATGCTGCTTACGCTTCGGTTGGTAAAACATTAATGGGCAGTTCAGACTGTATTTCTTGTCACAAAGAAAAGGATAAATCCATAGGGCCTTCTTATATTGATATTGCCGATAAATATGCTACAACCCAACAAGCATCGAGTATGTTGGCTAACAAAATTATAAATGGAGGAAGTGGTAATTGGGGTGAAATACCCATGGCGGCACACCCAGATTTAAGTGTAACCGAAGCAAAACAAATGGCAGAATATATTCTTAGCCTTTCACAGTCGGCAGCACCGGTAAAGTCTAAATATCCACCTGCGGGTAGTTATACAAGTAACCAACATATTGGAAGTAAAACAAAAGGCACTTATGTGTTAACGGCTAGTTATACCGATATGGGTGGTGGTGAAATAGAAGGTCTAAATGCCCAAAAGACATTTTTACTTAGATATCCTAAAGTTGAAGGTGAAACTTTTGACGATGGCACCGCTCAAAGAATGAATGTGCCGGCAGGTACCATACCTGACCTAGATGAACCGCTAGGTATCGCTATTGGAATGAAAGACGGTTATTTTATGTTTAAGGATATGGATTTAACTGGGGTAAAAGCAGTTACAGGCAATTTTGCGATTGCACCTGGCATAGTAAAAGGCGGAGATGTTGAATTTCGTATAGGCAGTCAAGATGGAGCGCTTTTAGGAACCATAAATGTAGAGGTTGGCTTAACTGAATTTGGTTTAAAAGAGCTTAAAACAAATTTTAGCAAATCTGTAACAGGAAGGCAAGATCTTTATCTTGTATTTAAGACGAAAGATAAAGATGAAGGAGCCCTTGTGGGTATTGTTGATTGGTTAGAATTTTCTAATAAATCTCTTTAA
- a CDS encoding sugar phosphate isomerase/epimerase family protein translates to MGNRRKFVKQLGLGAVGAGFITALPESLYANVSSKVNYPISLAQFSLASEFFTGKHNTLEFPARAQKEFGVNIVEYVSMFFADKMKDASFFKELKMRTDDLGVSNHLIMVDDENIADLDKVKRAHAVESHYKFVDAAKVLGCSSIRVNLGGLEQTGSAEKVAEAALEGYSKLLEYGDDHEMNIIVENHVGHSCNGKWLANIMKEVNHKRAGVLPDFGNFCINRTKPETMDIAGYMNTKCLEKYDMYLGIEELMPYAKGVSAKTHKFDAKGNETEMDFKRIFNIIEKSGFDGIIGIEYEGGLMHAQGIEGYVSNEEGIMATKKLIEKSA, encoded by the coding sequence ATGGGAAATAGAAGAAAATTTGTAAAACAATTAGGTTTAGGCGCTGTAGGTGCTGGGTTCATTACGGCATTACCAGAATCCCTTTATGCTAATGTTAGTAGTAAAGTAAATTACCCAATATCATTGGCTCAGTTTTCACTGGCGTCTGAGTTTTTTACAGGAAAGCATAATACGTTGGAATTTCCAGCAAGGGCCCAAAAAGAATTCGGAGTAAACATTGTAGAATATGTTTCAATGTTTTTTGCTGATAAAATGAAGGATGCATCATTCTTTAAAGAATTAAAGATGCGAACTGATGACCTTGGCGTAAGCAATCATTTAATTATGGTAGATGATGAAAACATAGCAGACCTTGATAAAGTTAAAAGAGCACATGCAGTAGAGAGTCATTATAAGTTTGTTGATGCAGCAAAAGTGTTAGGGTGTAGCTCAATTCGTGTAAATTTAGGAGGTTTGGAGCAAACAGGTTCTGCCGAAAAAGTTGCAGAGGCTGCTTTAGAAGGATATAGCAAATTATTGGAGTATGGCGATGACCATGAAATGAATATAATAGTAGAAAACCATGTGGGGCATTCCTGTAACGGTAAATGGTTGGCAAATATTATGAAAGAAGTAAACCACAAAAGGGCAGGTGTTCTTCCGGATTTTGGAAATTTCTGTATAAACCGTACAAAACCAGAAACCATGGATATTGCTGGGTATATGAATACCAAATGTTTAGAAAAATATGATATGTATTTGGGGATAGAAGAATTAATGCCCTATGCCAAAGGTGTAAGTGCTAAGACACATAAATTCGATGCTAAGGGAAATGAGACCGAAATGGATTTTAAAAGAATTTTCAACATTATTGAAAAATCAGGATTCGACGGAATTATTGGTATTGAGTACGAAGGTGGCTTAATGCATGCACAAGGAATTGAAGGTTATGTAAGTAATGAAGAAGGGATTATGGCAACCAAAAAGCTGATTGAAAAGTCCGCATAA
- a CDS encoding outer membrane lipoprotein-sorting protein: MNTIKLKFKATTFITIIFGSILISSAQDGIAILKKVDANMSSDTQISESQMIIHGKRNSRTVVSKGYAEGDKRSFSEYLSPAREKGTKMLKLEDRLWIYSPSTDRTIQLSGHMLRQSVMGSDLSYEDMMEDRKLEEMYTVKVVGEEIIQNRKVWILDMEANVEDVSYVKRKAWIDQERFVPLKEELYAKSGQLLKLVVMSEIEKIDGRWYPKKMNYKDALKDGKGTDFILTNIQFNAEIPQHLFSKAALKK; encoded by the coding sequence ATGAATACAATCAAATTGAAATTTAAAGCAACGACATTTATTACAATTATTTTTGGAAGTATACTGATTTCTTCTGCACAAGATGGCATTGCGATTTTAAAAAAAGTAGATGCAAATATGTCTTCGGATACTCAAATATCTGAATCACAAATGATTATCCATGGCAAACGAAATAGTAGAACTGTAGTTTCTAAAGGATATGCCGAAGGCGATAAACGATCATTTTCAGAATACCTATCTCCAGCACGTGAAAAAGGAACTAAAATGCTTAAGCTAGAGGATCGATTATGGATTTACTCCCCTTCAACAGACCGAACGATTCAGCTTTCTGGGCATATGCTACGCCAGTCTGTTATGGGGTCAGATTTGTCATATGAAGATATGATGGAGGACCGTAAATTAGAAGAAATGTATACAGTTAAGGTTGTTGGTGAAGAAATTATCCAAAATAGAAAAGTATGGATTTTGGATATGGAAGCTAACGTTGAAGACGTATCTTATGTTAAACGTAAAGCATGGATTGATCAAGAGCGTTTTGTTCCCCTTAAAGAAGAATTGTATGCAAAAAGCGGACAACTATTAAAATTAGTGGTAATGAGTGAAATTGAAAAAATTGATGGTCGTTGGTATCCTAAAAAAATGAATTACAAAGATGCTTTAAAAGATGGTAAAGGAACTGATTTTATACTTACTAATATTCAATTCAATGCCGAAATCCCCCAGCATTTATTCAGTAAGGCTGCATTGAAGAAATAA
- a CDS encoding serine hydrolase domain-containing protein — MKNQLNILLVGISFFALAISCKTNVNTSVITTTENEAPIVISPDSLNAATIKLHNHVDERELPGTHMRVIKDGEVIYDDKYGNIDVANSIPTQENSLYRIFSMTKPITAVAIMSLYDQGKLTLDDKVSKYIPEFAQTLVYKEVDGKHSTEPQKNEMTIRHLLTHTSGIPYGWEESYTDSIYATKQFMYKDWTIEEMTKDLATVPLKFQPGTKYNYGLGIDVAGYIVEVVSGKKLDDYFKSMIFDPLKMDDTAFYVPNNKKGQMVVLYTHDENGKIKIPDNAFEVTAPPKLLLGGAGLFSTLGDYEKFCRMLLNKGELNGKRVLSEKAVQLIMSDQFGPEVETEPGMGHGLSGTVDLATGEYSWGGAAATKFWINPSNNLIVIGYTQLMGGHTEYATEFKATIDNSLSN; from the coding sequence ATGAAAAATCAATTAAACATATTATTAGTAGGTATTAGCTTTTTTGCACTGGCCATATCTTGTAAAACAAATGTAAATACATCTGTAATTACAACAACTGAAAATGAAGCGCCGATAGTTATCTCTCCAGATTCGCTAAACGCTGCTACCATAAAATTACATAACCATGTAGATGAGCGCGAATTACCTGGCACACATATGAGAGTAATCAAGGATGGCGAAGTTATCTATGACGATAAATATGGGAACATTGATGTGGCCAATTCCATACCTACACAAGAAAATTCATTGTACCGAATTTTTTCTATGACAAAGCCCATAACAGCTGTAGCAATTATGTCTCTTTATGATCAAGGAAAACTAACTCTTGATGATAAAGTTTCTAAATATATTCCAGAGTTTGCACAAACTCTTGTTTACAAAGAAGTAGATGGTAAACACAGCACGGAGCCACAAAAAAATGAAATGACTATTCGCCATTTACTAACTCATACCTCAGGAATCCCTTACGGTTGGGAAGAGAGTTATACGGATTCAATTTATGCAACTAAACAGTTTATGTATAAAGACTGGACCATAGAAGAAATGACTAAAGATTTGGCTACTGTGCCTTTAAAATTTCAACCAGGTACTAAGTATAACTATGGTTTGGGTATTGATGTTGCTGGATACATCGTAGAAGTTGTTTCTGGTAAGAAATTAGATGACTACTTTAAATCTATGATTTTTGATCCTTTAAAAATGGATGACACCGCATTTTATGTTCCAAATAATAAAAAAGGTCAAATGGTTGTTTTATACACCCATGATGAAAATGGAAAAATAAAGATTCCAGACAATGCTTTTGAAGTAACCGCACCGCCAAAATTACTATTAGGTGGAGCAGGCTTGTTTTCTACCTTAGGTGATTATGAAAAATTCTGCAGAATGCTATTGAATAAAGGCGAATTGAATGGTAAACGCGTATTATCTGAAAAAGCGGTACAACTAATTATGTCCGATCAATTTGGTCCAGAAGTAGAGACAGAACCGGGTATGGGTCATGGTCTTTCGGGTACTGTAGATCTTGCAACTGGTGAATATAGCTGGGGCGGCGCTGCAGCAACTAAATTTTGGATAAACCCTAGCAATAATTTAATAGTCATTGGATATACTCAATTGATGGGCGGGCATACAGAATATGCTACCGAATTTAAGGCTACCATTGATAATTCATTATCTAATTAA